Proteins encoded in a region of the Acidobacteriota bacterium genome:
- a CDS encoding glycosyl hydrolase family 39, whose protein sequence is MNRHVATKLIFFLLLTFAVDVAGQTPTSTPANEVVRVDLSAPTTPFPHFWEQMFGSGRANLTLRDSYRRDLDWTREITALKYVRFHAIFHDENGVYDEDAQGNPIYNFSYVDQIYDGLLAHGVKPFVELGFMPKKLAANPVLHAFWYKPSPAPPKDYSKWDALITAFVQHLVERYGLDEVAQWYFEVWNEPNIDFWSGEPKQATYFELYDHTARAVKAVNPRLRIGGPATAQAAWAEPFIQHVAQNNVPADFFSTHVYANDRSEDVFATHETIGRDQMVCRAVKKVHDQIKASARPSLPLIWSEYNASYKNEPEITDQVFMAPWLADTIRQCDGLVDIMSYWTFSDVFEEQGVVKTPFYGGFGIIAAGGLPKPAFNAFKVLHWLGEQRLAVDSNMALATLKAGSPVLAAWNLVLPGATGAAKTVTFQFSGLSGQHIAMIHRVDSTHGSLLDAYAQMGSPKYPTRSQIVTLQRAAALPEPERRQIADNQLTLELPAQSLIVVEVK, encoded by the coding sequence ATGAACAGGCACGTCGCTACGAAGCTCATTTTTTTTCTATTACTAACCTTTGCGGTTGACGTCGCCGGGCAAACGCCGACTTCGACTCCCGCGAACGAAGTTGTGCGTGTGGATCTCTCAGCTCCCACCACTCCCTTTCCGCATTTCTGGGAGCAGATGTTCGGATCGGGACGCGCGAATCTTACGCTGCGTGATTCCTATCGTCGCGATCTGGACTGGACGCGCGAGATCACGGCACTCAAGTATGTCCGGTTCCATGCCATTTTTCACGATGAGAATGGCGTGTATGACGAAGATGCGCAGGGTAATCCGATCTACAACTTCTCTTATGTTGATCAGATCTATGACGGGCTGCTGGCGCATGGAGTGAAGCCGTTTGTCGAGCTCGGCTTTATGCCGAAGAAATTGGCGGCAAATCCTGTCCTGCACGCCTTCTGGTATAAGCCCTCTCCCGCGCCTCCGAAGGATTATTCGAAATGGGACGCGCTGATAACGGCTTTCGTGCAGCACCTGGTCGAACGCTACGGACTTGATGAAGTAGCGCAGTGGTACTTCGAAGTCTGGAACGAGCCCAACATCGATTTCTGGTCAGGAGAGCCGAAGCAGGCGACATACTTCGAGCTGTACGATCACACTGCGCGCGCGGTAAAGGCGGTGAATCCGCGATTGCGGATCGGCGGTCCGGCAACGGCGCAGGCGGCGTGGGCTGAGCCTTTTATTCAGCACGTCGCACAAAATAATGTCCCTGCTGATTTCTTCTCTACGCACGTTTATGCCAACGATCGCTCGGAAGACGTTTTTGCTACCCACGAGACGATTGGGCGCGACCAGATGGTTTGTCGTGCGGTGAAGAAGGTGCACGATCAGATCAAAGCCTCGGCGCGGCCGAGCCTGCCTTTGATCTGGAGCGAATACAACGCCAGCTACAAGAATGAGCCTGAGATCACCGATCAGGTATTCATGGCTCCGTGGCTGGCCGATACCATTCGCCAGTGCGATGGACTGGTTGACATCATGTCGTACTGGACCTTCTCTGATGTCTTCGAGGAGCAAGGAGTAGTGAAGACGCCTTTCTACGGTGGTTTCGGAATCATCGCTGCCGGAGGCTTGCCGAAGCCCGCTTTTAATGCATTCAAGGTCTTGCACTGGCTTGGTGAACAACGCCTGGCGGTGGATTCCAATATGGCACTCGCGACTTTGAAAGCAGGATCGCCGGTGCTGGCGGCGTGGAATCTGGTCTTGCCTGGAGCTACAGGCGCGGCAAAGACCGTGACCTTTCAGTTCTCTGGACTCAGTGGGCAGCACATCGCGATGATCCATCGCGTGGATTCTACGCATGGATCCTTGCTGGATGCGTACGCCCAGATGGGCAGTCCCAAGTATCCGACGCGTTCTCAGATCGTAACGCTGCAGCGGGCAGCAGCGCTGCCTGAGCCGGAGCGCCGGCAGATCGCGGACAATCAACTGACGTTAGAGTTGCCGGCGCAGAGTTTGATTGTGGTGGAGGTAAAGTAG
- a CDS encoding prevent-host-death protein, with amino-acid sequence MAITTTYTKLRTHLASFLDLVGSGQRIVIVKHRGTKDVALLPAKDLSGLLETLHLLRSDKNARRLLTALNRATRVKRKKR; translated from the coding sequence ATGGCTATAACGACAACATACACGAAGCTACGGACACATCTCGCATCCTTTCTTGACTTGGTGGGCAGCGGCCAGAGGATCGTGATCGTGAAGCATCGAGGCACGAAAGACGTGGCTCTGTTACCTGCAAAGGACCTCTCAGGCCTTCTTGAAACCTTGCACCTGCTTCGCTCAGACAAGAATGCACGACGATTACTGACCGCGCTTAATCGAGCAACGAGAGTAAAAAGAAAGAAGCGTTGA